A portion of the uncultured Draconibacterium sp. genome contains these proteins:
- a CDS encoding XRE family transcriptional regulator produces MEINFKQLTFAREYRGYSQTELAKSVYGLSQSNLSKFEKGISILSDDLLGRIISFLEFPIGFFNKSIYNAVENPHYRKRSTITKKVATDIDSRIKLIGYIIDQMTESIEWPEFDLDTLDVEDGYSVANIARHTRRSLGLKPSEPVRDICSLLERHGILIVELDNVTEKFDGASIRTDGGTPVMIINKRFSNDRKRFTIAHELGHMIMHVLGGFPIPDYRDHKERESEADRFASEFLMPGDEIRRSLYGLKLSSLAELKRFWLTSMASILRRAYDLGCIDKQRYTYLNIEMSRLGLKKNERTTVYIDTPTLFVEGCKMHKNDLEYSIEELSRAFCLPVDVLQEFWRTDDFKGKLRILK; encoded by the coding sequence GTGGAAATTAATTTTAAGCAACTAACGTTTGCGAGAGAATATCGTGGATATTCTCAAACAGAACTTGCGAAGTCGGTATATGGTTTATCCCAATCCAATCTTTCCAAGTTTGAAAAAGGCATAAGTATTCTTTCCGATGATCTATTAGGTAGAATAATCAGCTTTCTTGAGTTTCCTATAGGTTTTTTCAATAAAAGCATTTATAATGCTGTAGAAAATCCTCATTATAGGAAAAGATCAACCATAACAAAAAAGGTTGCAACTGACATTGACTCACGTATTAAATTAATTGGCTACATAATTGATCAAATGACAGAGTCAATTGAATGGCCAGAATTTGATCTGGATACTTTGGACGTCGAAGATGGTTATTCTGTAGCGAATATTGCCCGGCATACTCGAAGATCATTGGGATTGAAACCAAGTGAGCCGGTAAGGGACATTTGTAGTCTGTTGGAGAGACATGGGATATTGATTGTCGAGCTTGATAATGTGACTGAAAAATTTGATGGCGCTTCCATAAGAACAGATGGAGGGACGCCTGTTATGATTATCAATAAGAGATTTTCAAATGATCGTAAACGATTTACAATTGCGCACGAACTTGGGCACATGATCATGCATGTTTTGGGGGGATTCCCAATTCCAGATTATAGAGATCACAAAGAAAGAGAAAGTGAAGCTGATCGATTCGCTTCTGAATTTTTGATGCCTGGAGATGAAATTAGAAGGTCATTATACGGGCTTAAGTTGTCTTCCTTGGCTGAGTTGAAAAGATTTTGGCTGACTTCGATGGCTTCAATATTGAGGCGAGCGTATGACTTGGGGTGTATTGATAAGCAAAGGTATACTTATTTGAATATTGAAATGAGCAGGTTAGGCTTGAAAAAGAATGAGAGAACAACTGTGTATATTGATACACCAACCCTGTTTGTTGAAGGCTGCAAAATGCATAAAAATGATTTGGAGTATTCAATTGAGGAGCTTTCACGCGCTTTTTGTTTACCTGTTGATGTATTGCAGGAATTTTGGAGAACCGATGATTTCAAAGGGAAACTGAGAATTTTAAAATAA